In one window of Pseudomonas benzenivorans DNA:
- a CDS encoding LysR family transcriptional regulator, translating into MNLNKVDLNLFVVFDAIYSEANLTRAGQIVGITQPAVSNALARLRETFNDPLFVRTAQGMVPTPMAQNIIGPVRNALQQLRISVQESRTFNPAQANKTYRISMTDLTEAVILPPLFQRLRRLAPQLVIESMLAKRRETTKELAAGRLDFAVDAPLNTDPQVRHVKLMEDRYVCALRQGHPLAKDKLSLDEYLSLTHIHISSRRSGLGYIDLALGKMGIQRKIALRSQHYLMASTVMQQTDMAMTVPERFARRNGLHHVELPVSDVPTLETHLYWHESTDQDPANRWMREQIIEICQQVAAQERKIDQASA; encoded by the coding sequence ATGAATCTGAACAAGGTCGACCTCAACCTCTTTGTCGTCTTCGATGCCATCTACAGCGAGGCCAACCTGACCCGCGCCGGGCAGATCGTCGGCATCACCCAGCCGGCGGTATCCAACGCCCTGGCGCGCCTGCGCGAGACCTTCAACGACCCGCTGTTCGTGCGCACCGCCCAGGGCATGGTGCCCACGCCCATGGCGCAGAACATCATCGGCCCGGTGCGCAACGCCCTGCAGCAGCTGCGCATCTCGGTGCAGGAGAGCCGCACCTTCAACCCGGCCCAGGCGAACAAGACCTACCGCATCAGCATGACCGACCTGACCGAGGCGGTCATCCTGCCGCCGCTGTTCCAGCGCCTGCGTCGCCTGGCGCCGCAACTGGTGATCGAGAGCATGCTGGCCAAGCGGCGCGAGACCACCAAGGAGCTGGCCGCCGGCCGCCTGGACTTCGCCGTGGACGCGCCCCTGAATACCGACCCCCAGGTACGCCACGTCAAGCTGATGGAGGATCGCTATGTCTGCGCTTTACGCCAGGGCCACCCCTTGGCCAAGGACAAGCTCAGCCTGGACGAGTACCTGTCCCTGACCCATATCCACATTTCCAGTCGCCGCAGCGGCCTGGGCTACATCGACCTGGCCCTGGGCAAGATGGGCATCCAGCGCAAGATCGCCCTGCGCTCGCAGCACTACCTGATGGCCAGCACCGTGATGCAGCAGACCGACATGGCCATGACCGTGCCGGAGCGCTTCGCCCGGCGCAACGGCCTGCACCATGTGGAGTTGCCGGTCAGCGACGTACCGACCCTGGAAACCCACCTGTACTGGCATGAGAGCACCGACCAGGACCCGGCCAACCGCTGGATGCGCGAGCAGATCATCGAGATTTGCCAGCAGGTCGCGGCCCAGGAGAGGAAGATCGACCAGGCCAGCGCCTGA
- a CDS encoding gluconokinase, which yields MTSKAGPPRALVVMGVSGSGKSTLGRAVARALGWRYLEGDLFHPPQNIERMRAGIPLGDAERGPWLDALAHGVLAVQAAGEGVVLACSALKRSYRQRLRAAVPGLRFAHLSIDPASARRRVNARAGHFMPSRLLDSQFACLEDPSGEPGVLLMDATLSRGALRRQLCAWLGERG from the coding sequence ATGACGAGCAAGGCAGGGCCCCCTCGGGCGCTGGTGGTGATGGGTGTCAGCGGCTCGGGCAAGAGCACGCTCGGTCGGGCCGTGGCCCGCGCACTCGGCTGGCGCTACCTCGAGGGCGATCTGTTCCATCCCCCGCAGAATATCGAGCGAATGCGCGCCGGCATCCCCCTGGGCGATGCCGAGCGCGGCCCTTGGCTGGATGCCCTGGCCCATGGGGTGCTGGCCGTCCAGGCGGCCGGCGAAGGGGTGGTGCTGGCCTGTTCGGCGCTCAAGCGTAGCTACCGGCAACGCCTGCGTGCCGCCGTGCCTGGACTGCGCTTCGCCCACTTGAGTATCGACCCGGCCAGCGCTCGGCGGCGGGTCAACGCCCGCGCCGGCCACTTTATGCCGAGTAGGCTGCTCGACAGCCAGTTCGCCTGTCTCGAAGACCCCAGCGGCGAACCCGGGGTGCTGCTTATGGATGCCACTCTCAGCAGGGGCGCGCTGCGCCGGCAGCTCTGCGCCTGGCTGGGCGAGCGCGGCTAG